Below is a genomic region from Vibrio nitrifigilis.
GCGCCAGATAAACCGTATGCACTGCTGCCTAAATATCACCCATTAGCGATGAAATCCTCAGTAACATTAGCGGAATTAAGCCGTGAACCTATGGTGTTACTCGATGTTATTCCAAGTAAAAACTACTTTTTGAATATTTTTGCTGAGAAAGGGTTACACCCTAAAGTTGCCTATTCATCGCCTTCAATCGAGATGGTGCGCTGTATGGTTGGGCAGGGGCTAGGTTTCTCCATGTTAGTTACTAAGCCTAAATCTAATATGACCTACGATGGCAAAGAAGTCGCCTATGTTGAAATTGATGACGAGATGGAAGACTCGACCTTAATCATGGCGCATTTGAAAATTAATGAACCTACTGTTCCAGCTCGTTTATTTATGGATTATTGCCGCGATTATAATTTCAATAATGAAATGCCATTAAAGCAGGTAGTGTAATTTTTATTATGGTTAATGACCGTTAATATTTTTTTTCTATCCAATAGGAAGTTTTATAATATTTTACCGCTTTTCTTCTATGCCATAAGCTGATTTCACTCTCTTAAATAAAATAAGAAATTGGGTCAGCTCCCAAAAGGCATAGTTTAATGAAAGAAAATAGTAATTATATCGACACATTAATTGTGGGTGGTGGGCAAGCTGGTGTAGCGATGAGCGAACACCTAACCCGCGCCGATGTTCCGCATGTTGTTTTAGAAAAAGGTCGTATTGCTGAAGCATGGCGTTCTGTACGCTGGGATTCACTGGTTGCGAACGGACCGGCTTGGCATGACCGCTTTCCTGGTCTTACTTTTACTGGTGAAGGTCCAGATAGTTTCGTTAAGAAAGATCGTGTTGCCGACTATTTCGCCGAATATGCTGAAAAATTTCAATCACCAATCAAAACTGGCGTAGAAGTATCTAAAGTTGTACGCAATGAATCTGGCCGTGGTTTCGTGATTGAAACCTCAGAAGGTACTTGGATTGCTGAGCGTATTGTCTCTGCAACGGGTCCCTTCCAAGTTCCAGTTATTCCAGCTATCGCGCCAAAAGATGATGAGCTCTATCAAATCCATTCGGCACATTATCGCAACCCAGAACAACTTCCTGAAGGCAGTGTTTTGGTTATCGGTGCCGGTTCGTCAGGCGTACAAATTGCCGATGAACTACAACGTTCAGGCAAAACAGTTTATCTCTCTGTTGGTCCGCATGATCGTCCACCGCGCAGTTATCGCCAGCGTGATTTTGTTTGGTGGTTAGGTGTGCTCGGCCTCTGGGATGCAACGGCAACAGAACCCGGTAAAGAACATGTAACGATTGCAGTAAGTGGCGCTCATGGTGGCAAAACCATCGATTTCCGAGAGCTTGCACAGCAAGGTTTGAACCTAGTAGGTCGCACCGATTCGTTTAATGATGGCAATGTTTATTTTAATAATGACTTAGCTGCCAATATTAATGCGGGAGATGATAACTATCTATCGTTATTAGACATGGCAGATGAATACATCGAGCGTAATAAACTTGATCTTCCTGAAGAGCCAGAAGCGAGAAGTTTCCTTGCTGATCCTGAGTGTATGACTAATCCAACCACGGCGTTGAACCTTGCCGAAGCTGGGATTACCACCATCATCTGGGCAACTGGTTTTGATACTGATTACAGCTGGTTACAAGTGGATGCGTTTGATGAAAATAACAAACCCGCTCAACAACGCGGAGTGTCTAAAGAACAAGGTGTGTATTTCATTGGCTTACCTTGGCTATCTCGTCGTGGTTCAACGTTTATTTGGGGTGTGTGGCATGATGCCAAATACATTGCCGATCAAATCGTGATTCAGCGTCAATACCAACAATACCGCATTGAAGAATAAGATAAGGAGAGCATGATGCCAACTCATAAACGAATTCGTATGTTCAATACCAAAGAAACGTACCCTAACCAGTCGTTAGATAATGACCTTTGCCAAGCCGTTGTTGCCGGAAATACTGTGTATGTCCGTGGTCAAATTGGGACAGATTTTGATGGTAATTTGGTTGGATTAGGCGATCCTACCGCGCAAGCTGAACAGGCAATGAAGAACGTTAAGCAGCTGCTAGAAGAAGCGGGAAGTGATCTTTCTCATATCGTGAAAACAACCACTTACATTATAGACCCACGTTATCGTGAGCCTGTTTACCGTGAAGTCGGTCGCTGGCTAAAAGGTGTTTATCCTATTTCGACCGGGATTGTTGTAGCTGGACTCGCGCAACCGGAATGGTTAATGGAAATTGACGTTATTGCAGTCATCCCTGAAGAATAAGGAAACACATTTATGACGATCTCTATAGCGGCGCGTTGCCCGAAAACTGGGCAACTGGGCATTGCCATTAGTTCTTCAAGTATTTGCGTTGGGGCGCGCTGTCCTTGGTTGTTAGCTGGGGTGGGGGCGGTATCAAGCCAAAATATCACCCTGCCTTCACTCGGCCACAAAATGCTTAGTGCGTTAGAAGCAGGAAAAACACCTCAAGAAGCGATAAAGCAGGCCATAAAAGAAGATGAGCATAGTGCTTATCGTCAATTGACGATCATTGATATTCACGGCGAAAGTGCTTGTTTTAGCGGTACAGAAACATTAGGTATTCACAACTTAGTGCAAGGTAACAACTGCGTTGCGGCTGGTAACATGGTGGCGAATACTGAGGTGATAGATGCCATGGTGAAAGCGTTTGAGGATTCTGAAGAAAGCTTGACTGCCAGTTTGCTTATTGCACTTGAAGCCGGGTTACAACAAGGTGGTGAAATGGGGCCTGTTCATTCCGCGGCAGTGAAGGTGGTGGATGACTATCCTTGGCCACTGGTCGATTTGCGAGTTGATTGGGCTGACGACAACCCTATCAAAGAACTGAAAAAGCTTTGGCAAGATTATGAACCACAAATGGAGGCTTATGTAACAAGAGCACTTGATCCACGTGAAGCGCCAAGTTACGGAGTCCCTGGAAATGAATAATTCATTTCAGCTAGATAGTGTGCGAGATATTCTTGGTCAGTTATTGAAATTTGATACCACAAGTCGAGAATCAAACCTCGACTTGATGATGTTTATTAAAGAGTATTTAGAAACAGTGGGTGTAGAGTCCACACTCATCTTTAATCAAGAGCACACCAAGGCGAACTTATACGCGCGATTAGGTCCAAGTGGCGATGGTGGTGTAATGCTATCGGGACACACCGATGTTGTTCCGGTGGATGGACAAAAGTGGAGTGTTCCACCGTTTATTATGACTGAACGTGACGGTAAATGTTACGGACGTGGCAGCGCTGATATGAAAGGCTATATTGCCTGTGTATTAGCCGCTATACCGCATTTTCAGCAGAGTCAGTTACGAATGCCACTGCACTTGGCTTTTTCTTATGATGAAGAAGTCGGTTGTTTGGGTGTTCGTAGTCTAATCGAACATATCCAAGCCTCTGCGGATAAGCCACTGATGTGTATTGTCGGTGAACCAACGGAAATGAAACCAGTGTTTGGTCATAAGGGCAAAGTAGCGATGCGTTGTAAGGTTGAGGGGCATGCATGCCACTCTGCGTATGCGCCTGATGGAGTCAATGCGATTGAATATGCTGCAAAACTTATTTCCAGGGCAACGGAGCTCTCAGAGTCTTTAGAAGCGATTAAAGATGATCGATTTTCACCCCCTTTTAGTACTATGCAGACAGGGGTTATCCAAGGTGGAAGTGCATTAAATATCGTGCCTGAATTTTGTTTTTTTGATATTGAAATGCGTTACCTACCGGGTATGGATGCAGGCGTTACATTTGGTTCACTGATTGAGTATGCACAGAACACGTTGCAGCCGAAAATGAACAAAAAGCATCCAGAATCCAATATCAAATTTGAATCTCTATCGTCCTATCCGCCGTTATTAACGGACCCTCAGTCAGAGTTTGCTCAATTAGTAGCGAGTTGGAGCGACAATGATCAATTTGAAACAGTAGCATTCGGGACTGAAGGTGGCTTATTTGATGAACTCGGTATTGCCACTGTAGTTTGTGGCCCTGGAAGTATGGCACAAGGTCATAAGCCGGATGAGTTTGTCACTGTTGAGCAATTAGAACTTTGCACTCATATGCTGAAAAACCTACGCCAGTGGATGACCGAAAGTTAAAATAGAATGTGAGATATTGAATATCACAATAGCCCATCCAATGATGGGCTATTTTATTGTTAAATTTGCTGGAATCACGCGATGGTGACATCTAAACCATGTTTAGTGAAGTCGTTGATAATTGCTTTATCTGCTTTCTGATCGGTGATGAGAAGGTTGATATCAGCAAATTTGCAGAATGATGCGACCGACGTGTTGCCTATTTTGGAGTGATCGATCAGCGCGATCTTGCGTTTGGCGCGGCTGGCCATCAAGTTTTTTAATGAGACTTCGTATAAATTAAAATCTGTCGCGCCCTCATTCTGTGACAAACCGTGTGCAGAAAAGAAGATGGCATCAGCCGAGATATTTTTCACCAGATCTTCCCCAAGTAATCCTTCAATAGAACCGGAGTCTTTTGTGACCACGCCACCAATAAAAATAATATTGATGCTGGGCATGTCTTTAAGCACCAACATGTTGTAGATACCGTTGGTGACGACGGTGAGTTTGCTAAATTGGCCAAGCTTTTTCGAGAGCATGAGCGATGTAGAACTGGCATCTAAGATGATGCATTGGCCATCTTGTATATGATTTAACGCTTCATCAGTAATGATGTTTTTCTCTTCGTGATTTAAATGTTCACGGTTTGAAAATATTAATTCACTGAGTGGACTGGTTTTTTTGACTAGCGCTGCGCCGCCATGGAACTTTTGAATGAGGTTTAAGCTTTCTAGGTAGGCAAGATCAGTCCGGATCGTCGTAGGCGAGGTATTTAAACATTCACTGAGTTCTTTAGTGGTAATTCTTTCGTTTTGTTCCAATAACTTAAGAATATCATCGTGTCTTTTAGACGTTAGCACAGATGACGCTCCTTACATACTTAGTAAATGAAAATACAATCCAACCGGACACTATCAAATTAGTTGGATATTTACAACTGTTTTCACCAACAAAAACAAAAAAACACCAATAAAAAATAGGAAAAATCAAATAACGAAAGCAAAACGCAAACAAAAAAAAGTTTTCCTCGGAATTATTGCTTACTATTTGAACGTCAGAAAGAACAAGACGCAAAGATAGAACTTTTAATACTTCTAATAATTAAGGGGATGACAATGAGTGATTTTAAACCTATTACTGCTGTAACAATGGGAGATCCAGCAGGTATCGGTCCAGAAATCGTATTAAGAATGATGAAGGACAGCAAAGAACTCTATGATCAATGCAAACCTTTTATCATTGGCAGTCTTCCAATCCTACAAAAAACTGAAGACGTCATCGGTGTTACCCAGCCTATCGTTTACAACAAAATCAGTGACCCAAGTGAAGGTAAGTATCAATTTGGTGTGATTGATGTTCTTGAACCTAACCAATATGACTGCTCATCCGTGGTGTACGGAGAAGTGCAAGAGCTTGCTGGTCGCATGAGTGTGGATTACATCATGAAATCAATTGAGCTTGGTAAGGCAGGCAAAATTGATGCGGTATCAACGGCGCCAATTCACAAGAGAGCCATCAAACTCGCTGGGGTGACACAGCCTGGCCATACTGAACTTTATCAAGATGAAACCGACTCTAAATATGCGCTCACTATGTTCTCTACTCATAAATTGCGCGTGTTCTTCGTGAGCCGTCATATGGCGCTAAAAGATGCGATTGATTTTGCGTCTAAAGATGTCGTGCTTGATTTCGTAAAAAACATTAATACGGAGTTAACACAAATCAACTTCAAAAATCCATTAATTGCGGTTGCTGCGATGAACCCACATGGTGGTGATAATGGTCTGTTTGGTCGCGAAGAAATTGACCAATTGATTACAGCGGTTGAAGAAGCGAAAAAACTCGGTATTAATGCTGTCGGTCCATTGCCTGCCGACTCAGTATTCTATCAAGGTAAAGATGGCCGCTTTGATGCCATTTTGTCGCTTTATCACGACCAAGGTCATATTGCGTGTAAAACATATGACTTTGAAAAATCGATCACCATTACTTTCGGTTTGCCATTTATGAGAAGTTCCGTTGACCACGGCACGGCTTTTGACATTGCTGGTAAAGGGATTGCTCAATCCGTAAGTATGCTTGAATCCACTATTAAAGTTGCCGAATACGCCAAAATGAAACACGACAACCAGTAAAGGTGAACGTATGCCAGTAATAGGAGCTGTAGCTGATGACCTAACCGGTGCCACCACGGTCGGAGTGCTATTGTCGCGATCAGGGATTAAAACTGCTGCAATATTTAGTGATTCTAATCTTAATGATAATAGTGATTTAGCCAAATATGACGGTTTGATTGTCAGTAGTGATAGCCGTTCTTTACCCAAAGATCAGGCCTATGCAGAAGTTGCCAAAGCAACCAAGAGTTTACAGACACTAGGCATTACACAATTCTCCAAACGCACAGATACCACCCTGCGTGGTGGTATCGGCGTAGAGATCGATGCCATGCTGGATGTATTGGGCGACGAGTATGTAGCGGTGATGGTGCCTTCCATGCCGAAATCACGCCGGATTATGGTTGGTGGTTTTTCTTTGATTGAAGGAGT
It encodes:
- a CDS encoding flavin-containing monooxygenase — translated: MKENSNYIDTLIVGGGQAGVAMSEHLTRADVPHVVLEKGRIAEAWRSVRWDSLVANGPAWHDRFPGLTFTGEGPDSFVKKDRVADYFAEYAEKFQSPIKTGVEVSKVVRNESGRGFVIETSEGTWIAERIVSATGPFQVPVIPAIAPKDDELYQIHSAHYRNPEQLPEGSVLVIGAGSSGVQIADELQRSGKTVYLSVGPHDRPPRSYRQRDFVWWLGVLGLWDATATEPGKEHVTIAVSGAHGGKTIDFRELAQQGLNLVGRTDSFNDGNVYFNNDLAANINAGDDNYLSLLDMADEYIERNKLDLPEEPEARSFLADPECMTNPTTALNLAEAGITTIIWATGFDTDYSWLQVDAFDENNKPAQQRGVSKEQGVYFIGLPWLSRRGSTFIWGVWHDAKYIADQIVIQRQYQQYRIEE
- a CDS encoding RidA family protein; its protein translation is MMPTHKRIRMFNTKETYPNQSLDNDLCQAVVAGNTVYVRGQIGTDFDGNLVGLGDPTAQAEQAMKNVKQLLEEAGSDLSHIVKTTTYIIDPRYREPVYREVGRWLKGVYPISTGIVVAGLAQPEWLMEIDVIAVIPEE
- a CDS encoding DUF1028 domain-containing protein yields the protein MTISIAARCPKTGQLGIAISSSSICVGARCPWLLAGVGAVSSQNITLPSLGHKMLSALEAGKTPQEAIKQAIKEDEHSAYRQLTIIDIHGESACFSGTETLGIHNLVQGNNCVAAGNMVANTEVIDAMVKAFEDSEESLTASLLIALEAGLQQGGEMGPVHSAAVKVVDDYPWPLVDLRVDWADDNPIKELKKLWQDYEPQMEAYVTRALDPREAPSYGVPGNE
- the argE gene encoding acetylornithine deacetylase; this translates as MNNSFQLDSVRDILGQLLKFDTTSRESNLDLMMFIKEYLETVGVESTLIFNQEHTKANLYARLGPSGDGGVMLSGHTDVVPVDGQKWSVPPFIMTERDGKCYGRGSADMKGYIACVLAAIPHFQQSQLRMPLHLAFSYDEEVGCLGVRSLIEHIQASADKPLMCIVGEPTEMKPVFGHKGKVAMRCKVEGHACHSAYAPDGVNAIEYAAKLISRATELSESLEAIKDDRFSPPFSTMQTGVIQGGSALNIVPEFCFFDIEMRYLPGMDAGVTFGSLIEYAQNTLQPKMNKKHPESNIKFESLSSYPPLLTDPQSEFAQLVASWSDNDQFETVAFGTEGGLFDELGIATVVCGPGSMAQGHKPDEFVTVEQLELCTHMLKNLRQWMTES
- a CDS encoding DeoR/GlpR family DNA-binding transcription regulator, which codes for MLTSKRHDDILKLLEQNERITTKELSECLNTSPTTIRTDLAYLESLNLIQKFHGGAALVKKTSPLSELIFSNREHLNHEEKNIITDEALNHIQDGQCIILDASSTSLMLSKKLGQFSKLTVVTNGIYNMLVLKDMPSINIIFIGGVVTKDSGSIEGLLGEDLVKNISADAIFFSAHGLSQNEGATDFNLYEVSLKNLMASRAKRKIALIDHSKIGNTSVASFCKFADINLLITDQKADKAIINDFTKHGLDVTIA
- the pdxA gene encoding 4-hydroxythreonine-4-phosphate dehydrogenase PdxA, with product MSDFKPITAVTMGDPAGIGPEIVLRMMKDSKELYDQCKPFIIGSLPILQKTEDVIGVTQPIVYNKISDPSEGKYQFGVIDVLEPNQYDCSSVVYGEVQELAGRMSVDYIMKSIELGKAGKIDAVSTAPIHKRAIKLAGVTQPGHTELYQDETDSKYALTMFSTHKLRVFFVSRHMALKDAIDFASKDVVLDFVKNINTELTQINFKNPLIAVAAMNPHGGDNGLFGREEIDQLITAVEEAKKLGINAVGPLPADSVFYQGKDGRFDAILSLYHDQGHIACKTYDFEKSITITFGLPFMRSSVDHGTAFDIAGKGIAQSVSMLESTIKVAEYAKMKHDNQ